A genomic region of bacterium 336/3 contains the following coding sequences:
- a CDS encoding hemolysin, with amino-acid sequence MVGDILLTLFLVALNGIFVAAEFAIVKVRASQVETKYQSGNRLAKNALKIINNLDAYLSATQLGITLASLGLGWVGEPIVAKIIGNTFEALQITISEKALHQVSLVTAFSLITVLHIVFGELAPKSLAIRYPERTTMLLAMPLQAFYIVFKPFIWVLNGFANFILKVIGVPLIHEHDTHTEDEIRLLLEESKKSGNINTTEHELLENVFKFDDRLTEQIMTPRTKVVGLRIDTSIQQAFELIMSEDYSRIPVYEDSLDNIVGILHTKDILKNLKSTEATVASLMRKPYRISERKSINTLLREMQKERIQMAIVLDDFGGTAGIVTMEDILEEIVGDIQDEYDNETPIVQQKSETEFIVKALANIDEVNKFLPEPIPESEDYDTVAGFINEVFGKIPDVNAEVTHEIYTFKILQKDNNTIETVLLKLSLPNREEKPAITFE; translated from the coding sequence ATGGTCGGTGATATATTACTAACCCTTTTTTTAGTTGCTCTCAATGGAATTTTTGTGGCTGCTGAATTTGCTATTGTCAAGGTCAGAGCCTCACAAGTAGAAACCAAATATCAATCTGGCAATCGCCTTGCAAAAAACGCTCTTAAGATTATCAACAATTTAGATGCTTATCTTTCTGCAACTCAACTTGGTATTACACTTGCCAGTTTGGGTTTAGGTTGGGTTGGTGAGCCTATTGTTGCTAAAATCATTGGAAATACTTTTGAAGCCTTACAAATTACCATTTCTGAAAAAGCTCTTCATCAAGTTTCTTTGGTTACAGCATTTTCTTTGATAACTGTTCTCCATATTGTTTTTGGTGAATTAGCTCCAAAATCTTTGGCTATTCGTTATCCTGAGCGTACTACTATGCTCTTAGCGATGCCTTTGCAAGCTTTTTATATAGTTTTCAAACCTTTTATATGGGTTTTAAATGGTTTTGCTAATTTCATTTTGAAAGTGATAGGTGTACCTTTGATACATGAACATGATACACATACAGAAGATGAAATTCGTTTACTTTTAGAAGAAAGTAAGAAAAGTGGAAATATCAATACTACTGAACACGAACTTTTAGAAAACGTTTTTAAGTTTGATGATAGGCTCACAGAGCAAATCATGACCCCAAGAACCAAAGTTGTGGGTCTGAGAATTGATACGAGCATTCAACAAGCTTTTGAGCTGATTATGAGTGAAGATTATTCTCGTATCCCTGTGTATGAAGACTCTTTAGATAATATTGTTGGTATTTTACACACAAAAGATATTCTAAAAAATCTAAAAAGTACAGAAGCTACAGTTGCATCTCTAATGCGTAAGCCTTACAGAATCTCTGAAAGAAAATCTATCAATACATTGCTTAGGGAAATGCAAAAAGAACGCATCCAAATGGCTATTGTATTAGACGATTTTGGAGGAACAGCAGGTATCGTAACCATGGAAGATATTTTGGAAGAAATTGTAGGAGACATCCAAGACGAATACGACAACGAAACACCTATTGTACAACAAAAAAGTGAAACAGAGTTTATTGTAAAAGCTTTGGCTAATATAGATGAGGTGAATAAATTTTTGCCAGAACCTATCCCCGAAAGTGAAGATTATGATACAGTTGCAGGTTTTATCAATGAGGTTTTTGGAAAAATCCCTGATGTAAATGCGGAAGTAACTCACGAAATTTATACTTTCAAGATTTTACAAAAAGATAACAATACCATAGAAACTGTATTATTGAAACTTTCTTTGCCAAATAGAGAAGAGAAACCTGCTATCACTTTCGAATAA
- a CDS encoding dihydroneopterin aldolase → MSLATISLENIEFFAYHGFYEEEQKIGNKYSVDITITADLSMASQNDKLADTINYEHLYKIAAEEMKKPTRLLEHIAKRIIDSIFQHFPKVQKAEVAVSKYNPPIGGVCTKAKVCISEDNPALFKVD, encoded by the coding sequence ATGAGTCTAGCTACTATTTCTTTAGAAAATATTGAATTCTTTGCTTATCATGGTTTCTATGAAGAAGAACAAAAAATTGGCAATAAATATAGTGTAGATATTACCATCACTGCCGATTTGAGTATGGCTTCTCAGAACGACAAATTAGCTGATACCATCAATTACGAACATTTATATAAAATTGCAGCCGAGGAGATGAAAAAACCCACTCGGCTGTTAGAGCATATTGCTAAACGTATCATTGACAGCATTTTTCAGCATTTCCCTAAAGTACAAAAAGCAGAAGTAGCTGTTTCTAAATACAACCCTCCTATTGGTGGGGTTTGTACCAAAGCAAAAGTCTGTATCTCAGAAGATAATCCTGCTTTGTTTAAGGTAGATTAA